In Paraflavitalea devenefica, the following are encoded in one genomic region:
- a CDS encoding RagB/SusD family nutrient uptake outer membrane protein codes for MKKNYLLYIILFGVVTIASCKKGFLDQVPDDRLTTDDIFESQNTTLDFLANVYSYIPDEGNQRFVTSGGAGPWSAASDEAKYTWDFVASNNINLGSWNATTGFVASFWQRYYRGIRNASYFMNHVAECEELGPQLIKQHGAEARALRAIYYFYLIRIYGPVPLTGEDPISPDASFNEVQLPRNSFEECVNYIVAELDKAAADLPVKALGDNKGRIDQATAHLFKQQTLLLAASPLFNGNPDYANLKNEDGKTLMPLQYDPNKWKLAADAAKSFIDKYVPTYFSLFTDKDATGKVSPYLSCRNVMLTDWNDEWIFGRPSASIGTIQYDRTPYHAGFANEAKGGGGFGVTQNMVNAYFMANGESPFNEDGTINPNSGYIATGFSSFKSPYDVQARQTYNMWVNREPRFYVGVTYDNSLWLNTNTGNIITTVQYSGNSGVKNTGSDHSPTGYIGRKNVALGNWGNGNRALVLVRLANVFLDYAEALNESDPGNTLALYYLNLIRERAGIPQYGVGADALPVPSGQAAMREAIRKERRVELAFENVRYFDTRRWKIAQQTDKGPIYGLNINADGTAFYNIVPFETRVFEKKHYLFPIPQGEIDVDKKLVQNTGWE; via the coding sequence ATGAAAAAGAACTATCTGCTGTACATAATACTCTTTGGTGTGGTTACCATTGCTTCCTGTAAAAAAGGTTTCCTGGACCAGGTGCCCGATGACCGCCTTACTACCGATGATATCTTTGAAAGTCAGAATACCACGCTCGACTTCCTGGCCAACGTATACAGCTACATTCCCGATGAGGGCAACCAGCGCTTTGTAACCAGTGGTGGCGCAGGCCCCTGGAGCGCCGCTTCCGATGAAGCCAAATACACCTGGGATTTTGTAGCCAGCAACAACATCAACCTTGGCTCCTGGAATGCCACCACCGGTTTTGTGGCTTCCTTCTGGCAGCGCTACTACCGCGGTATACGCAATGCCTCCTACTTCATGAACCATGTGGCGGAATGCGAAGAATTGGGTCCTCAGCTTATAAAACAACATGGCGCCGAAGCCAGGGCGCTGCGCGCCATCTACTACTTCTACCTTATCCGCATTTATGGCCCCGTACCGCTTACCGGCGAAGACCCTATTTCACCCGATGCCTCCTTCAATGAAGTGCAACTGCCCCGTAACTCCTTTGAAGAATGTGTGAACTACATCGTGGCAGAGTTGGATAAAGCCGCTGCCGACTTGCCGGTAAAAGCCCTGGGTGATAACAAAGGCCGCATTGATCAGGCTACCGCACACCTCTTCAAACAGCAAACCCTGCTGCTGGCTGCCAGCCCTTTATTCAATGGCAATCCTGATTATGCCAACCTGAAAAATGAAGATGGTAAAACACTCATGCCTTTGCAGTATGATCCCAACAAATGGAAACTGGCTGCTGATGCCGCCAAATCATTCATTGATAAATACGTGCCCACCTATTTCAGCCTCTTCACCGATAAAGATGCCACCGGCAAAGTAAGCCCTTACCTGTCTTGCCGTAATGTAATGCTCACCGACTGGAATGACGAGTGGATCTTTGGCCGCCCCTCGGCTTCTATTGGGACCATCCAATATGACAGAACGCCCTACCATGCAGGCTTTGCCAATGAAGCCAAAGGTGGCGGAGGGTTCGGCGTTACACAAAACATGGTCAATGCCTACTTCATGGCCAACGGCGAAAGCCCCTTCAACGAAGATGGCACCATCAATCCCAACTCAGGGTACATAGCCACAGGCTTCAGCAGCTTCAAATCACCTTATGATGTACAGGCCCGTCAAACTTACAACATGTGGGTGAACCGTGAACCGCGGTTCTATGTAGGCGTTACCTACGACAATAGTTTATGGCTCAATACCAATACCGGCAACATCATCACCACTGTACAATACTCCGGTAATTCGGGGGTTAAAAATACCGGCAGCGACCATAGCCCCACCGGGTACATCGGCCGGAAAAACGTAGCCCTGGGCAACTGGGGCAACGGCAACCGCGCATTGGTGCTTGTGCGGCTGGCCAACGTATTCCTCGATTATGCAGAAGCGCTCAATGAATCCGATCCCGGTAATACCCTTGCTTTATACTACCTCAACCTCATCAGGGAAAGAGCGGGTATACCGCAATATGGCGTAGGGGCCGATGCCTTGCCCGTACCTTCCGGACAAGCTGCCATGCGTGAGGCCATACGCAAGGAACGCCGGGTGGAACTGGCCTTCGAGAACGTACGCTACTTCGATACACGCCGCTGGAAAATTGCACAACAGACAGACAAAGGGCCCATCTATGGCCTGAACATCAATGCCGATGGAACAGCCTTCTACAACATAGTGCCTTTTGAAACAAGGGTATTTGAAAAGAAACATTACCTCTTCCCCATTCCACAGGGTGAAATAGATGTAGACAAGAAACTGGTACAAAATACCGGCTGGGAATAA
- a CDS encoding fibronectin type III domain-containing protein — MNSRTIKIACYGILLLLSMHASAQDIISYGGTFTVSQDNPGGPGASEGSLKLIDNDPNSKIFVGGITLPWYMQWQCNTSARAAQYVLISGNDAPTRDPKNWKLEGSDDAAVWTLLDTRTNEVFNARNELRTFDIPTQGVYKYYRLTISTLNGSTNFQLSEWRLLEGLPPAAPTALAGLATSGAEILLTWQDNAPNESGFEIERSSNGIDFTKVAALPANRLSYAATGLLVNTAYQFRVRAINTYGNSAYSNTIVISTLNQSGILSDVTDDGGVLAVSKDNDGGPTANEGSLKLIDNSYGTKFLIFGAMPAEGYWARYRAQNPWVVTKYTITTGNDASGRDPKTWKFQATNDTLGPWTDLDTRTGVTFAARSTGYTFAFANTTAYTYFRFLVTQNNGDGGIMGQISELEIWGMSPNAPKVPADLDVTAVTFTTATLKWTDNSTNETGFEIEKSEDSINFEAAGTVAANTNTYEVPNLLGGFKYYFRIRAVNASTKTIWSKIVDTITDYDPNLPLTPRNLQGAALSETSISLTWDDRSNNETGFEIERSVNGINFTPLASEGVDIETYTDNNLNLASRYYYRVRAINTFGNSYYSNVVSVITQGQNKPPTLDAITNKDICTTDSTFTFDLTGITPGVETWQLVTLAVTSSDPALFDELSVTPVVNGKAQLSYNAAKGGTATITVRAQDNGATFNGGNDTYTRTFTIVVNPLVVNIASDKGAVIPRLETAHLTASGADNYTWEITHGIINGQQTATLTVRPTINTPYTVLGVNDRGCKDTATITIQLQGTYNLDPVNVITPNGDGKNDRWVIWNINTFPGNEVRVMDRAGRVVFTQKNYMNDWEGTYNGKPLPEGAYLYIIKLGPGIPAAQGVLTIIRNRK, encoded by the coding sequence ATGAACAGCAGAACAATCAAAATAGCGTGTTATGGAATATTGCTCCTCTTGTCCATGCATGCATCTGCACAGGATATCATTTCTTATGGCGGCACCTTTACCGTTTCACAGGATAACCCCGGTGGACCGGGCGCCAGCGAAGGCTCGCTAAAACTCATTGACAACGACCCCAATTCAAAAATATTTGTAGGGGGTATCACCCTGCCCTGGTACATGCAGTGGCAATGCAACACATCCGCCAGGGCCGCACAATACGTGCTGATTTCCGGTAATGATGCGCCCACCCGCGACCCGAAGAACTGGAAACTGGAAGGATCGGACGATGCCGCTGTTTGGACCCTATTGGATACCCGCACCAACGAAGTATTCAACGCTCGCAATGAGCTCCGCACATTTGATATTCCCACACAGGGTGTGTACAAATACTACCGGCTTACCATCTCAACGCTCAATGGAAGCACCAACTTTCAGCTATCAGAATGGCGCTTGCTGGAAGGATTACCCCCTGCTGCTCCGACTGCTTTGGCCGGACTGGCCACCTCAGGCGCTGAAATACTGCTCACCTGGCAGGATAATGCTCCCAACGAAAGCGGCTTCGAAATAGAACGCTCCTCCAATGGCATTGATTTCACCAAAGTGGCTGCCCTGCCCGCTAACCGCCTCAGCTATGCGGCGACGGGGTTATTGGTAAATACGGCTTATCAGTTTCGGGTAAGGGCCATCAATACCTATGGCAATTCTGCCTACTCAAACACCATCGTTATTTCAACGCTCAACCAAAGCGGCATCCTTTCCGATGTAACAGATGATGGCGGCGTATTGGCTGTTTCAAAAGACAACGACGGTGGCCCCACAGCCAATGAAGGATCGCTCAAGCTCATTGACAACAGCTATGGCACCAAATTCCTCATCTTCGGCGCTATGCCCGCAGAGGGTTATTGGGCGCGCTACCGGGCTCAGAATCCCTGGGTAGTTACCAAATACACCATCACTACCGGCAATGATGCTTCCGGCCGCGATCCAAAAACCTGGAAATTCCAGGCTACCAATGATACACTCGGCCCCTGGACCGACCTCGATACACGCACCGGCGTCACCTTTGCCGCACGTTCTACCGGTTACACCTTTGCTTTTGCCAATACCACCGCCTATACCTACTTCAGGTTCCTGGTTACACAGAACAATGGGGATGGTGGCATCATGGGGCAGATCAGTGAACTGGAAATATGGGGCATGAGTCCCAATGCACCCAAAGTGCCCGCCGACCTCGACGTGACCGCCGTTACTTTCACCACAGCCACCCTGAAGTGGACCGACAACTCCACCAATGAAACAGGTTTTGAAATAGAGAAGTCAGAAGACAGCATCAACTTTGAAGCGGCTGGTACCGTCGCTGCCAATACAAATACCTATGAAGTGCCCAACCTGCTGGGTGGTTTCAAATACTACTTCCGCATACGCGCTGTGAATGCTTCCACCAAAACCATCTGGAGTAAAATAGTAGATACCATTACAGACTATGACCCCAACCTGCCGCTTACACCGCGCAACCTGCAGGGGGCCGCGCTGTCCGAAACATCCATATCCCTCACCTGGGACGACAGGTCGAACAATGAAACGGGTTTTGAAATAGAGCGGTCTGTCAATGGCATCAACTTTACACCACTGGCCAGCGAAGGAGTGGACATAGAAACCTATACCGATAACAACCTCAACCTTGCCTCCCGTTACTACTACCGCGTAAGGGCCATCAATACCTTTGGCAACTCTTATTACAGCAATGTGGTTTCCGTGATCACGCAGGGACAAAACAAACCGCCCACCCTGGATGCTATTACCAACAAGGATATCTGTACTACCGATTCCACCTTCACCTTCGATCTTACAGGTATAACACCGGGTGTGGAAACCTGGCAATTGGTTACCCTCGCGGTGACCAGCTCCGATCCCGCTTTATTTGATGAGCTGTCTGTAACTCCGGTGGTAAATGGAAAAGCGCAGCTTTCCTACAATGCGGCCAAAGGTGGTACGGCTACCATCACCGTAAGGGCGCAGGATAATGGCGCTACCTTCAATGGCGGTAATGATACCTATACCCGCACCTTCACCATCGTGGTGAACCCGCTCGTGGTCAACATTGCTTCCGATAAAGGCGCTGTTATTCCAAGGCTTGAAACGGCTCACCTCACGGCCTCCGGTGCCGATAATTACACCTGGGAAATTACGCATGGTATCATCAATGGGCAGCAAACAGCCACCTTAACCGTTCGCCCCACCATCAATACGCCTTATACCGTGTTGGGCGTGAATGATCGCGGCTGCAAGGATACGGCTACCATCACCATTCAGTTGCAGGGCACTTACAACCTCGATCCTGTGAACGTGATCACCCCCAATGGTGACGGTAAAAATGACCGCTGGGTCATCTGGAACATCAACACCTTCCCCGGCAATGAAGTGCGGGTAATGGACAGGGCCGGTCGTGTGGTATTCACACAGAAGAACTACATGAACGACTGGGAAGGGACCTATAACGGCAAACCACTGCCCGAAGGTGCTTACCTCTACATTATCAAATTAGGCCCCGGTATACCGGCCGCACAAGGCGTATTAACCATCATTCGCAACCGTAAATAA
- a CDS encoding PorP/SprF family type IX secretion system membrane protein: MKRLYNCRKIVVIIALLLAGITVANKSAAQQDPFGASYFLNQYLANPAMVGGDNKIKAGVGYRRQWAGISNSPYSLYATGEYSSGDKINLGISLYNDRAGMLNTSMAMATYAYYLPVTSTGGRVHLGISAGAVNRRIDTKNFNGDPGDVLLTDGNDFQFDGGIGVAYTDKRITVQASFPNMVTYFKKENEDLVNRPTFFAAASYKFAFNDGDFTVEPKAAFRGMQGFDNIIDAGANITLKQVNVFGIYHTSKNITAGAGLKIADKLVINAIYTSAGAAIREYIDGNFEIGLSFSLGGKEK, from the coding sequence ATGAAACGTCTATATAACTGCAGGAAAATAGTTGTCATAATAGCACTGCTATTGGCTGGTATAACAGTAGCCAATAAAAGTGCTGCGCAACAGGATCCTTTTGGCGCCAGCTACTTCCTCAATCAATACCTGGCCAATCCGGCCATGGTGGGCGGCGATAACAAAATAAAAGCAGGGGTAGGTTACCGCCGCCAGTGGGCCGGTATTTCCAATAGTCCGTACAGTCTGTATGCTACCGGTGAATACAGCAGCGGTGATAAGATCAACCTGGGCATCAGCTTGTACAATGACAGGGCCGGCATGCTCAATACCAGCATGGCCATGGCCACCTATGCCTACTACCTGCCCGTAACCAGCACTGGCGGGAGGGTACACCTGGGGATTTCGGCAGGCGCCGTCAACAGGCGTATTGATACCAAGAACTTCAATGGCGATCCTGGCGATGTATTGCTGACCGATGGTAACGACTTTCAGTTTGATGGGGGCATCGGGGTAGCCTACACCGATAAGCGCATCACCGTGCAGGCATCCTTCCCCAACATGGTTACCTACTTTAAGAAGGAAAATGAAGACCTGGTGAACAGGCCCACCTTCTTTGCGGCAGCCAGTTATAAATTTGCTTTCAATGATGGAGACTTTACCGTAGAGCCCAAAGCAGCCTTCCGTGGTATGCAGGGCTTTGACAATATCATTGATGCCGGCGCCAACATCACGCTGAAGCAAGTGAATGTGTTTGGTATCTACCACACCTCCAAAAACATCACGGCAGGGGCTGGCCTGAAAATAGCCGACAAACTGGTCATTAATGCCATCTACACTTCTGCCGGCGCCGCCATCCGGGAATACATTGACGGCAACTTTGAAATAGGCCTCAGCTTTTCACTGGGCGGCAAAGAGAAATAA
- the pyrH gene encoding UMP kinase: MLPKYKRILLKLSGESLMGDKSFGMDPVILDQYARDIKEIVDLGVQVAIVIGGGNIYRGMNEAETGIERAHGDYMGMLATVINGMAMQAMLEKVGVYTRLQSAIKMEQIAEPYIRRRAIRHVEKGRVVIFGAGTGNPYFTTDTAGSLRAIEIEADVILKGTRVDGIYTADPEKDPKAKKYETITFQECISKNLRVMDMTAFTLCMENNLPIIVFDMNTTGNLRKVVCGERVGTLVKS, from the coding sequence ATGCTGCCCAAGTACAAGCGCATCCTGTTAAAACTGAGTGGTGAATCATTGATGGGGGATAAAAGCTTCGGCATGGATCCCGTGATACTTGATCAGTATGCCCGCGACATCAAGGAAATTGTAGACCTGGGCGTACAGGTAGCCATCGTAATTGGCGGTGGTAACATCTACCGGGGTATGAATGAAGCAGAGACTGGTATAGAACGCGCGCATGGCGATTATATGGGCATGCTGGCTACCGTAATCAATGGTATGGCCATGCAGGCCATGCTGGAAAAAGTAGGGGTTTATACCCGCCTCCAGAGCGCTATCAAAATGGAGCAGATCGCAGAGCCCTACATCCGCCGCCGCGCCATCCGTCACGTAGAGAAAGGCCGTGTGGTCATCTTCGGGGCAGGCACCGGCAACCCTTACTTTACCACCGATACGGCTGGCTCCCTCAGGGCCATTGAAATAGAAGCAGATGTTATCTTAAAAGGCACCCGGGTAGATGGTATCTATACCGCCGATCCCGAGAAAGATCCCAAAGCCAAAAAATACGAGACCATCACCTTCCAGGAATGCATCTCCAAAAATCTGCGTGTAATGGACATGACAGCATTTACCCTCTGCATGGAGAACAACCTGCCGATCATTGTTTTTGACATGAATACTACCGGAAACCTGCGTAAAGTGGTCTGTGGCGAAAGAGTGGGAACACTGGTAAAATCCTGA
- a CDS encoding coiled-coil domain-containing protein has product MNLVHILLAAKLSIGLAEIIVFMLVSLALGFAIHFYLTQKKILPSVTQEPSVLAEEPIGGLDEWRLKFYEEVDLREQLTRELEETKEKEELLELEVEELKEEITRLEKEIPDEQEKEGKGEAAPGSDNNYLSQLQYAQDNLFAHNQHIGRLLQQVEILKESEQKYAEVQQLNEMLGSQLRDARRALVDKEAELKQVRQQQVLSNEVKGRLEKAYEEFGVLQDRLHKIETATSPQNKNFEYEELQQAYFKITREFDELKMKQVNMLEEHQRLARLLADTEDKLRESNFQRQQLLKKVNFLEELNTDLQQVAEHNKKLDIQLKRIAEIETLLARLSNEKDSDNKA; this is encoded by the coding sequence ATGAACTTAGTACACATCTTATTGGCCGCTAAACTGTCCATTGGTCTTGCAGAGATCATTGTTTTCATGTTGGTATCCCTCGCCTTGGGATTTGCCATTCATTTCTACCTCACCCAGAAAAAAATACTCCCTTCCGTTACTCAGGAGCCTTCCGTCCTGGCCGAAGAACCCATTGGCGGATTGGACGAATGGCGCCTGAAATTCTATGAAGAAGTAGACCTGCGCGAACAACTTACCCGTGAACTGGAAGAAACAAAGGAAAAAGAGGAATTACTGGAACTGGAAGTAGAGGAATTGAAGGAGGAAATTACCCGCCTGGAGAAAGAAATACCCGATGAACAGGAAAAGGAAGGGAAAGGAGAAGCGGCACCAGGATCAGATAATAACTACCTGTCGCAATTGCAATATGCGCAGGATAACCTCTTTGCCCATAACCAGCACATTGGCCGGCTGCTCCAGCAGGTGGAAATACTCAAGGAATCAGAGCAGAAATATGCCGAAGTGCAGCAACTCAATGAAATGCTCGGCAGCCAGCTCCGTGATGCCCGCCGTGCATTGGTGGATAAAGAAGCAGAACTCAAACAAGTACGTCAGCAGCAGGTATTGAGCAATGAAGTAAAAGGCCGGCTGGAAAAAGCCTACGAAGAATTTGGTGTCCTCCAGGATCGCCTGCATAAAATAGAAACGGCCACTTCACCACAGAACAAGAACTTTGAATATGAAGAGCTGCAGCAGGCCTACTTCAAAATCACCCGCGAGTTCGATGAACTCAAAATGAAGCAGGTCAACATGCTGGAAGAACACCAGCGCCTGGCCCGCCTCTTGGCCGATACAGAAGACAAGCTGCGCGAATCCAACTTCCAGCGCCAGCAACTGCTCAAAAAAGTCAACTTCCTCGAAGAGTTGAATACCGATCTGCAGCAGGTAGCCGAGCACAATAAAAAGCTGGATATCCAGCTAAAACGCATTGCCGAAATAGAAACGCTCCTCGCCCGCCTCTCCAATGAAAAGGACAGCGATAACAAGGCCTGA
- the pdxH gene encoding pyridoxamine 5'-phosphate oxidase, translating to MSSIADIRKDYKLKALTEQQAKKDPIDQFSQWWEEAVAAEIEEVNAMTLATASSTGIPDARIVLLKEYDANGFVFFTNYTSAKGQQMEENPHATLVFFWKELERQVRISGRVERVSEEESDQYYNSRPEGSRIGAWASPQSQVIESREWLDQQDQQFRELFRSKPILRPPHWGGYRVKPVRIEFWQGRSNRLHDRLYYTLNQQGSWTMERLAP from the coding sequence ATGTCATCTATTGCAGATATCCGGAAAGATTACAAACTCAAAGCGCTTACAGAACAACAGGCAAAAAAAGATCCTATAGATCAGTTCTCCCAATGGTGGGAGGAAGCTGTCGCGGCCGAAATAGAGGAAGTAAACGCTATGACGCTGGCCACAGCATCATCCACCGGTATTCCGGATGCGCGCATTGTACTCCTGAAAGAATACGATGCCAATGGTTTTGTATTCTTTACCAACTATACCAGCGCCAAAGGGCAGCAAATGGAAGAAAACCCGCATGCAACCCTCGTATTCTTCTGGAAAGAGCTGGAGCGCCAGGTGCGCATCAGTGGCCGGGTGGAAAGAGTGAGCGAAGAAGAGAGTGATCAATACTATAACAGCCGTCCGGAAGGTAGTCGTATCGGCGCCTGGGCATCTCCTCAAAGCCAGGTAATTGAGAGCCGGGAATGGCTCGATCAGCAGGATCAGCAATTCAGGGAACTATTCCGGTCAAAGCCCATCCTGCGGCCCCCGCATTGGGGCGGCTATCGCGTAAAGCCCGTTCGCATAGAATTCTGGCAGGGCCGTTCCAACCGCCTGCACGACAGGTTATATTATACATTAAATCAACAGGGAAGCTGGACCATGGAGCGGCTGGCGCCGTAA